AGCTTTCTCTCGGCCCTCATGGAGCCCGAGGAGGTGCCCGAGAGGGTCTACGTGAGGCGGAGGTTGGAGAAGGGCCCAAGGGTGGTGGCCTTCGGCGGGGGAACGGGGCTTTCCCGGGTCCTAACAGGCCTCAAGGAGCGCACCGCGGGTGCCACGGGGATCGTGGCCGTCACCGACGACGGGGGCTCTACGGGCCGCCTCCGGCTCACCTTCGGCCTCCCCGCGGTGGGGGATCTGGTGGACTGCCTGGCTGCCCTTTCCGACCACCCCGCCCTGCCCCGGCTCCTGGCCCACCGCTTTGACCGGGGGGAGCTTGGGGGGCATACCTTCGGCAACCTCTTCCTGGTGACCCTGAACGGGGTGGCAGGGGACTTCGCCGAAGCCATCCTCGAGGCCAACGCCATCCTGAACCTAAGGGGCCAGGTCCTCCCCGCGACTCCCGAGGCCGTGCGCTTGGGGGCGCGCTTTCGCGGCGGGGAGGAGGTGGAAGGGGAGGTGGCCATCCGTGGGAAGGGAGGGCGCATCCAGGAGGTCTTCCTGGTCCCCGAACCCCAGGAGGTGATGCCGCAAGCCCTAAAGGCCATCCGGGAGGCGGACCTCCTAGTCCTGGGACCGGGAAGCCTTTACACCAGCGTTATCCCCAGCTTCCTTCCCAAGCCCCTTAGGGAGGCCATCCTGAGGGCCAAGGCTCCCCTGGTCTACGTGGTGAACCTCATGACCGAGCCCGGGGAGACCGACGGTTACACCGCCTACGACCACTACAAGGCCATCGCCTACCACCTGGGCCGCAGGCCTAATGTGGTCCTGGTGCACACCGCCCCCATCCCCGAAGAGGTCCTCTGCCGCTACCGGGCCGAGGGGCGCCACCCGGTGGCCTTTGACCCCAGGCCCTTCGCCGTGGACGGGGTTCGGGTGGTCCAGGGGGATTTCCGGGAGGAGGGCCCCTTGGCCCAGCACGACCCCAGGAGGGTGGTGGAGGCCCTGCTCAAGCTGGTATAACCGTAGGGTGCTGTTTCTCTTCCAAGACCCCCTAGGGGACGACCGGGGCCTGGCCTATGGCTACCCCCGGGCCGCCCTCTACCGGGAAGCGGGGGAGG
The genomic region above belongs to Thermus sediminis and contains:
- a CDS encoding gluconeogenesis factor YvcK family protein: MWKGSDLFRRLPALRWLYPGMRVKRYAALAGLGVLLLAWGLAPLLPPLPQGALGPALALLGLLLLVGGIRAMNRSFLSALMEPEEVPERVYVRRRLEKGPRVVAFGGGTGLSRVLTGLKERTAGATGIVAVTDDGGSTGRLRLTFGLPAVGDLVDCLAALSDHPALPRLLAHRFDRGELGGHTFGNLFLVTLNGVAGDFAEAILEANAILNLRGQVLPATPEAVRLGARFRGGEEVEGEVAIRGKGGRIQEVFLVPEPQEVMPQALKAIREADLLVLGPGSLYTSVIPSFLPKPLREAILRAKAPLVYVVNLMTEPGETDGYTAYDHYKAIAYHLGRRPNVVLVHTAPIPEEVLCRYRAEGRHPVAFDPRPFAVDGVRVVQGDFREEGPLAQHDPRRVVEALLKLV